TACTTCTACTTTGATGATAAAACGGTGATTTTAAATAATGCTGGGGAAGAGGTTACTCTAAAAGAGGGTATGGAATTTACAGCATATGTAGATTCTTCAAAACCAATGATTATGATCTACCCACCTCGATATTCACCAGAAGTGGTAATTGTTCAAACAGAAGAAGCAGGAACAGTTCAATATGATCAATTTGATAAAAATTTCTTAAACAAAAATAAAGATTTAGTTATTCATGTAAATGAAAAAACAGAAATTACAAACTTATCAGGAACAAAACTTTCAAAAGAAGATATTGTGGGCGAAGATGTAGTGATTTTCTATGATATCGTATTAAAAAGTTACCCTGGTCAAACATCTCCATCAAATATTATTGTTTTAAAGTATGATGAAGAAGAAAGCAATCCACCTGTAGATAAACCAGAATTAACAAACGTAGAAAAAGCCTATAAAATTGCTGAAGAAGATTTCTATGTTGTAAACGATGTTAAGATGGTTCCGCTACGATTAATTGCTGAACAATTAGGATATACAGTTAGCTCAAATGGTAAAGGTGCAATCGTTTCAAAAGGAGCTCTATCTTATACGATTACTCGTGGAACAAAATCTTATGGATATAATAAAGCAATCCAGTACTTTGAAGAAAAACCTGCTTTACTTGAAAAGGGTAAAACTTATGTTCCATATGAATTTTTAGAAATACTCGTTAACAAATAATACTTAAATATTAAAAGCTACCAACCTTATTTATTAATTGGACCAAAATGCATTGCGCATTTTGGTCTTTTTATTTTTTAAAGAGATTTTTCTATGCAATGAATATAAAAATGATGAATGTTGAAATGTGAATAAATTGTGACAAAATAATAAGTTCGCCAAAAAAGGAGAATTTAAGTTTGTGAAATTCTTCATATTTTTTTTAACAAAGTGATACGTGCATCATTTCACAGGATAAGAAGCATATATAAACGGAAAAATAAACTTATGAGATAGTATAAAATTATTTTGGAATAATAATAATTTAAAGAAATGTTTGTTTGTGAAAAATAATGCAAACAATAAAACGATGTATTGTTCAACGGAAATTAATGTTTTTCTAGAAAATATCGTCATTTGTGATTGACTTTAGCCCAGTGAAGAAATATCATACAAAAATATATAACAGTTTTATTTATTATTGAAGGAGTGGGATATATGGATTTGATGAAAAATTCATTAGAAATGCATGCGTTAAATAAAGGGAAATTGGAGATTAAATCAAAGGTACGTATTGAAGATACATATGATTTAAGTTTAGCTTACTCTCCAGGTGTAGCAGCTCCTTGTTTAGAGATTGAGAAGGACCCATCTACTGTATATGGTTATACAATGAAGGGGAACTCGGTTGCAGTTGTGACTGATGGAACTGCCGTGCTAGGACTTGGAGATATTGGTCCAGAAGCTGCATTACCAGTAATGGAAGGAAAAGCATTACTGTTAAAGAAATTTAGTGATGTGGATGGTTTTCCAATATGTTTAAATACAAAAAATGTAGATGAAATTGTGCAAGCAGTTAAAGCAATTGCCCCGACTTTCGGCGCTATTAACTTAGAGGATATTTCAGCTCCTCGTTGTTTTGAAATAGAAGATCGCTTACGTGCAGAATGCAATATTCCTGTTTTTCATGATGATCAACATGGTACAGCAATTGTGGTCGGAGCGGGATTAATAAACGCGTTAAAATTTACTGGTAAAAATAAAGATCACATTAAGATAGTGATTAACGGAGCAGGTGCAGCGGGAATAGCCATTTTAAAATTGTTAGTAGAACTTGGTTATAAAGACATTTTGATGTGTGATTCAACAGGAATTATCTATAAAGGTAGACCTGATGGAATGAATCCTATAAAAGAAAAAATAGCACTAAGTACGAATCCTGAAAATTTAAGAGGAGGATTATTTGATGCTCTACAAGGAGCAGATGTATTTATCGGAGTATCTGTAGCCAATTTATTAACTGAAGATCATATTAAAGCAATGAACGAAGATCCAATCGTATTTGCGTTGGCAAACCCAAATCCAGAGATTACTTATGAGAATGCGAAGGCTTGGGGAGTGAAAGTTATAGGCACAGGTCGCTCTGACTATCCAAATCAAGTTAATAACGTGCTGGCATTCCCAGGGATTTTTAGAGGTGCTTTAGATGTAAGAGCAACAGATATAAATGAAGAGATGAAATTAGCAGCAGTAAAAGCAATTGCATCATTAATATCTGAGGAAGAATTAACAGAAGATTATATAATTCCTAAAGCTTTAGATGAAAGAGTAGCTAAGATTGTTGCTAAAGCAGTAGGTGAAGCAGCGATTAAATCAGGGGTATCTATTTTAAGTCAGAAATCTGAGTTAACAAAGAACTTAGTGATTTAAAATAAGGGAAAGTAAAATATAGATTTGCCAAAGATGTTGAGTTTAGGGTTGCACGAATACAACAAAAGTTTCAGGCATAGAAGTAGGATGTATGTAGTGTTAGGAGATGACGAAAGTTTATTCGTTAAGTCTTTCGAGGACAAAATTTGGTTGAGGGTCGAGTGAAATATCCACGAGAACTGCTCTCGAGGACAAAATCCAGCTCAGGATCGAATGAAATGTCCACGAGGACTGCTCTCGAGGACAAAATCCAGCTCAGGATCGAATGAAATGTCCACGAGGACTGCTCTCGAGGACAAAATCCAGCTCAGGATCGAATGAAATGTCCACGAGGACTGCTCTCGAGGACAAAATCCAGCCCAGGATCGAATGAAATGTCCACGAGGACTGCTCTCGAGGACAAAATCCAGCTCAGGGTCGAGTGAAATGTCCACGAGAACTACTCTCGAGGACAAAATCCAACTCAGGGTCGAGTGAAATGTCCACGAGAATTGCTCTCGAGGACAAAATCCAGCTCAGGATCGAATGAAATGTCCACGAGGACTGCTCTCGAGGACAAAATCCAACTCAGGGTCGAGTGAAATGTCCACGAGAACTACTCTCGAGGACAAAATCCAGCTCAGGATCGAGTGAAATGTCCACGAGGACTGCTCTCGAGGACAAAATCCAACTCAGGGTCGAGTGAAATGTCCACGAGAACTACTCTCGAGGACAAAATCCAGCTCAGGATCGAGTGAAATGTCCACGAGAATTGCTCTCGAGGACAAAATCCAGCTCAGGATCGAATGAAATGTCCACGAAAATCCCTCTCGAGGACAAAATCAAGCTTGAGGTCAATCGAAATGTCCACGAGAATCCGTCTCGAGGACAAAATCCAGCCCTTAATCAAACTAAATGTCCCCGATAAACCCTTTCCACACTCATTTCACCTGAGGTAATAAAAAAATGTAAACAAACTCAATTTCATTTCGAGTTTGTCTACATTTTCAATTGATTTATAAGTACCGCTTTTTGTTATTTGTTTAATTCATCTGTTAATTGTTCTAATTGATCAATCAACGCGCCGATAAATGCAATGGTATCTTTCAGTGGTGCGTCAGTTGTTATATCAACACCAGCCATTTGCGCGAGTTCAACAGGGCTTTTTGTTCCGCCCGTTTTTAAAACTTCAATCCAATCTTTTACTGCACTTTGACCTTCACTTTGTATTCGCTTGTAAACTTGGGTTGCAATTGTCAATCCAGCTGAATAAGTGTAAGGATATAAGCCCATATAATAATGTGGTTGGCGCATCCAAGTGAGTTCTGCTCCATCTATTATTTCTACTGAATCACCCCAAAACTCTTCAAGCACAGATTTTTTTAAGTTATTTAAAATCGAAGCATTTATACTACCGCCATTATCAATAATTTCATACACTTTTCGTTGATAACTAGCCTCAAGTAAGTGTGTGACAAAGTTATGGTAATAAGTACGTGCAATTATTGTTGATATGACCCATCGTTTAAAACGAGCATCATTGGAACTTTGAAGAAGATAATTTGCCATTAACATTTCATTCATTGTAGAAGGCGCCTCGATAAAGTAAAGAGATGGCTCTGCGTTAAAGATGTTTTGATGTGCATTTGCCAAATAGAAATGTCCTGCATGGCCGAGCTCATGTGATAGAACAAATACTTCATTCATTCGACTGGTCCATGAAATTAAAATATACGGGTGTGAACCATAAGGACTATCACAAAAGGCACCTGTTGATTTTCCGTTATTTTGTGCAAAATCAATCCATCGTTCATCAAATGCGCGGTCAAGCATTTTCGTATAGTCTTCACCCATGATTGAAAGACCATCTTTCATATATTGACGTGATTCTTCAATCGAAATTTTAGGTTCGTAAGATGGGTCTATCGATATTTTAAGGTCGGCAAAGGTCATTTTTTCTAAACCGTGTACCTTTTGTAAAAGTTTTGCATATCGTCGCATATGAGGAGCGAGTTCTTTCATTATTATATCAATCTGTCGATGATACAAACTTTGATCTACCTCTTGATCAAAAAGTAAGGAGTCAAAAATGGAATTAAATCCTCTTAAATCAGCCTCTGATTTTTCGATTTTTAAATGCATATCGTAAGTTTTAGCTGTTGTATGCTGATAGGCTTTTAATTTAGAAGAGAAGGCATCAAAGGCGGCCCTACGAATTGCCGTATCTGGCTCTAACTCCCAATCACCTTCAAATAAATTGTAGCTTAATGGATAGCTTTTTCCATTCACTTCAAAATGCTCAAATTGAATATCGACAAGTTTTGTTGTCTCATAAAGTTCATATGGTGCATCAAAAGTTGTTCCCAATGCCGCAAGTGCTTTTTCAACCTCTGGGTGCAATTGGTATGGTTTTTTACGAATCAGTTTTTGCAAATAATGAGAATAGTTCGGTTCAATTTTTTCTGCCTCTTCAAGTACACTCTTATCGAGCTCTAGTAATTCACTTGTAATAAATGAAGTTTCAGCATTAATTTCAGAAAATAGCTGACCTACTTTTGCTGCACGTAATTGGGCTTCTTCATTTGTTTGATCGACACTAAGGGAGAGATTTGCATACGAACCAATTGGAACAAGTAATTCCATTAGCTTTTCATAACGCTCAATCACTTCTATAACGGAGTCGGTATTATTGATTGCCCCTTTATATTTGGTGATGTCTTTTGATTCTAATTTTACATAATCCATTGCTTTTTCAAATTCTACTTCTGAGTCGAATAGGGGAGTTAAATCCCATGTTTCTTCTAATTTTACTTCACTACGTTTCACGACTTTCCAACCCCTCATCATTGTAATTAATGTTAGTGTAGCATAAATATGGTTAATGTATGAAGTATTGAAGAAAGTATAATAGAGAACAAAAAAGGCTTCTCATC
Above is a genomic segment from Lysinibacillus sp. PLM2 containing:
- the pepF_2 gene encoding oligoendopeptidase F → MKRSEVKLEETWDLTPLFDSEVEFEKAMDYVKLESKDITKYKGAINNTDSVIEVIERYEKLMELLVPIGSYANLSLSVDQTNEEAQLRAAKVGQLFSEINAETSFITSELLELDKSVLEEAEKIEPNYSHYLQKLIRKKPYQLHPEVEKALAALGTTFDAPYELYETTKLVDIQFEHFEVNGKSYPLSYNLFEGDWELEPDTAIRRAAFDAFSSKLKAYQHTTAKTYDMHLKIEKSEADLRGFNSIFDSLLFDQEVDQSLYHRQIDIIMKELAPHMRRYAKLLQKVHGLEKMTFADLKISIDPSYEPKISIEESRQYMKDGLSIMGEDYTKMLDRAFDERWIDFAQNNGKSTGAFCDSPYGSHPYILISWTSRMNEVFVLSHELGHAGHFYLANAHQNIFNAEPSLYFIEAPSTMNEMLMANYLLQSSNDARFKRWVISTIIARTYYHNFVTHLLEASYQRKVYEIIDNGGSINASILNNLKKSVLEEFWGDSVEIIDGAELTWMRQPHYYMGLYPYTYSAGLTIATQVYKRIQSEGQSAVKDWIEVLKTGGTKSPVELAQMAGVDITTDAPLKDTIAFIGALIDQLEQLTDELNK
- the ytsJ gene encoding putative NAD-dependent malic enzyme 4, yielding MDLMKNSLEMHALNKGKLEIKSKVRIEDTYDLSLAYSPGVAAPCLEIEKDPSTVYGYTMKGNSVAVVTDGTAVLGLGDIGPEAALPVMEGKALLLKKFSDVDGFPICLNTKNVDEIVQAVKAIAPTFGAINLEDISAPRCFEIEDRLRAECNIPVFHDDQHGTAIVVGAGLINALKFTGKNKDHIKIVINGAGAAGIAILKLLVELGYKDILMCDSTGIIYKGRPDGMNPIKEKIALSTNPENLRGGLFDALQGADVFIGVSVANLLTEDHIKAMNEDPIVFALANPNPEITYENAKAWGVKVIGTGRSDYPNQVNNVLAFPGIFRGALDVRATDINEEMKLAAVKAIASLISEEELTEDYIIPKALDERVAKIVAKAVGEAAIKSGVSILSQKSELTKNLVI